Proteins co-encoded in one Carassius carassius chromosome 35, fCarCar2.1, whole genome shotgun sequence genomic window:
- the LOC132115792 gene encoding uncharacterized protein LOC132115792, producing the protein MAHSNDSAWTLEFPQDLLQSAERTTLLYHLCYLRLGKFPNLESLIRGQALETHRLLRCSEAVIMKCFGTSSNLESSLFPILTKVVEKNKHLLVMSYMGKIRTWTDDIIKPVDSVVKRYEQHIQSVAMCAIDVIQIQKIKEKKLGETLKIKSLEEEIAQLEEKIRTHKDDWTTKIRLTELQKELGRYRMKQGVIVYLKEVQKCLSRIKQILVQLQKFWERVLSLLDTLKDKTLVVDNLTEDLDDLKEEFLTSIEAAREDWKKFGGSCRSAQGVFSIQSEDTYKFLEINPPSLSEDERKMLYESVMEKLKQISPQYSSTE; encoded by the exons ATGGCCCACAGCAATG ATTCAGCATGGACTTTAGAGTTCCCTCAGGATCTTCTCCAGTCTGCGGAGCGAACGACTCTTCTCTATCATCTGTGTTACCTGCGTCTGGGTAAATTCCCAAACCTGGAGAGTCTGATCAGAGGACAAGCTCTTGAAACACACCGGCTGCTCAGATGCTCTGAGGCTGTTATTATGAAG TGTTTCGGCACGAGTTCCAACCTGGAGTCCTCTCTGTTCCCAATACTGACGAAAGTCGTTGAAAAGAACAAACATCTTTTGGTTATGTCATACATGGGGAAAATCAGAACATGGACTGATGACATCATTAAACCTGTGGATTCCGTGGTGAAGAG GTATGAACAACACATCCAAAGTGTGGCAATGTGTGCCATTGATGTGattcaaatacagaaaataaaagaaaaaaaactaggtGAAACTTTAAAGAtaaagagtctggaggaagaaatAGCCCAGCTTGAAGAGAAGATAAGAACACATAAAGATGATTGGACAACCAAAATCCGTCTGACTGAACTTCAGAAGGAGTTGGGCCGTTACAGAATGAAGCAGG GAGTGATCGTCTACCTGAAGGAGGTTCAGAAGTGTCTTTCTCGAATCAAGCAGATTCTGGTTCAGCTTCAGAAGTTCTGGGAGAGAGTGCTATCTCTGCTGGACACACTGAAAGACAAGACCCTTGTTGTGGACAATCTCACTGAAGACCTGGATGACCTGAAGGAGGAGTTTCTGACCTCCATTGAAGCAGCAAGAGAG GACTGGAAGAAATTTGGTGGATCCTGTCGAAGTGCACAAGGTGTTTTCAGCATTCAGTCTGAAGATACGTATAAGTTTCTGGAGATCAATCCGCCTTCACTCTCAGAGGATGAACGTAAGATGCTGTACGAGTCTGTCATGGAGAAGCTGAAGCAGATCAGCCCACAGTATTCATCCACAGAGTGA